The proteins below are encoded in one region of Planctopirus limnophila DSM 3776:
- a CDS encoding aldo/keto reductase, translating into MSAPTDSSVSSQPGPMLPELRTLGATDIRVTSIAMGCWPIAGITTQGVTKPRSLATLQAAFDAGINFFDTAYCYGYEGESDRLITEALGHVRDKIVIASKGGIQWSADRVQVKDGRPETIVRQCEESLQRLGTDVIDLYYLHGPDPQVPVEISAEAFVRLFEQGKIRSAGLSNATLEQLSAFHRVCPLSAYQPRYNMVQREIEQSQLPWCRENHVSCIVYWPLMKGLLAGHYPREHLFPPTDSRHKYAVFQGQEWQRNQDLLDELKAIARRCELSVARLVLQWTIQQAGITSALCGAHRPEQIQENAFAMAGKLNHETLMEIESAIARRDLP; encoded by the coding sequence ATGTCAGCACCAACAGATTCGAGCGTATCCTCACAGCCAGGCCCCATGCTGCCAGAGTTAAGAACGCTGGGTGCCACCGATATTCGGGTCACGAGCATTGCGATGGGGTGCTGGCCAATTGCGGGTATTACAACACAAGGCGTGACGAAACCTCGAAGTCTCGCCACACTTCAGGCGGCTTTTGATGCCGGGATCAACTTCTTCGATACCGCGTACTGCTACGGTTACGAGGGAGAGTCGGATCGATTGATTACGGAAGCCTTAGGCCATGTGCGAGACAAAATTGTGATCGCATCGAAAGGTGGCATTCAATGGAGTGCAGATCGAGTTCAAGTGAAAGATGGGCGACCCGAAACCATCGTCCGGCAATGTGAAGAGAGTCTTCAGCGACTCGGTACCGATGTCATCGACTTGTACTATCTCCACGGCCCGGATCCACAGGTTCCCGTCGAGATTTCTGCCGAGGCATTTGTACGACTGTTCGAGCAGGGGAAGATTCGCAGTGCCGGTCTTTCGAATGCGACTTTGGAACAGTTGTCGGCGTTTCATCGGGTGTGCCCCCTGTCGGCATATCAGCCGCGCTACAACATGGTGCAACGGGAAATCGAACAGTCTCAGTTGCCGTGGTGCCGGGAAAACCACGTTTCGTGCATTGTCTACTGGCCGCTGATGAAAGGCTTGCTGGCGGGTCATTATCCGCGAGAGCATCTTTTCCCTCCGACAGACAGCCGCCATAAGTATGCCGTCTTTCAGGGGCAAGAGTGGCAACGGAACCAGGATTTGCTGGATGAATTGAAGGCGATTGCCAGGCGGTGTGAGCTTTCGGTCGCCCGGCTGGTGCTCCAGTGGACGATTCAGCAGGCGGGGATTACCTCGGCCCTGTGCGGAGCCCACCGGCCCGAACAGATTCAGGAAAACGCGTTCGCGATGGCGGGAAAACTCAACCATGAAACGTTAATGGAGATTGAGTCCGCGATTGCCCGTCGCGATTTGCCATAA
- a CDS encoding YciI family protein encodes MLYAVLVYETAHETEARNHPERAGAYWGAYKAYSDALVQAGVMAGGNALQPISTATTVRIRDGKRDVQDGPFADTKEQLGGMFVIDVPHLEAALEWAARCPAALTGSAEVRPILPMNG; translated from the coding sequence ATGCTTTATGCCGTCTTGGTTTATGAAACAGCTCATGAAACAGAAGCTCGCAATCATCCAGAGCGGGCAGGTGCTTATTGGGGAGCCTACAAAGCCTATTCGGATGCACTAGTTCAAGCGGGTGTCATGGCGGGCGGTAATGCTTTACAGCCCATCAGCACTGCGACAACGGTGCGAATTCGTGACGGAAAGCGCGATGTGCAGGATGGTCCCTTCGCAGATACCAAGGAGCAGTTAGGTGGGATGTTCGTGATCGATGTGCCTCATCTCGAAGCGGCACTCGAATGGGCAGCACGTTGTCCTGCGGCTCTAACGGGTTCAGCAGAAGTGCGACCGATCCTGCCGATGAACGGATAA
- a CDS encoding RNA polymerase sigma factor yields MSGSQNAADYRVTSGEWHLAVERVARESYGRLIAIICRKTNDLAAAEDALASALLTALETWPHSGLPVDPEAWLIRVAQRKWLDETRHTQLRDRVLREVISPVMALLQEKSAMHSTEVPLQDDRLAMMFACAHPAIEPSMRTPLILQAVLGIDASRIASAFLINPQTMSQRLVRVKNKLKVAKIPFELPPEHEWRDRLDDVLSAIYAAYGTAFDETMSGQSGTRALAREAIWLAQVVQKILPQSAEAAGLYALLLFCEARRDARRGSEDQYVPLLEQSPELWDGAMLDEAEATLSAAFQQQAPGRFQWEAAIQSAHCARRHFTSGQAVVDWPAIAVLYEGLLSFAPSLGARVAQVGALLQANQMEQAKERFALIPREACRTYQPWWVVSAELARRQGQNSQAHSDLMIAMGLTEDAAVKDFLARKAANL; encoded by the coding sequence ATGAGTGGTTCACAAAATGCTGCTGATTATCGCGTGACTTCCGGGGAATGGCATCTGGCGGTCGAACGCGTGGCCCGCGAGAGCTATGGCCGGCTGATTGCCATCATCTGTCGGAAGACGAATGACCTGGCCGCTGCAGAAGATGCCCTGGCGAGCGCTCTGCTGACCGCACTGGAAACGTGGCCACACAGCGGGTTACCAGTCGATCCTGAAGCATGGCTGATTCGAGTCGCGCAGCGGAAATGGCTCGATGAGACCAGGCATACGCAACTGCGAGATCGTGTGCTCCGCGAAGTCATCAGCCCGGTCATGGCTCTCCTGCAGGAGAAATCGGCAATGCACTCGACCGAAGTTCCTCTGCAGGATGATCGGCTGGCCATGATGTTTGCCTGCGCTCATCCCGCGATCGAACCTTCGATGAGAACGCCACTCATTTTGCAGGCCGTTCTGGGAATCGATGCGAGCCGAATTGCTTCGGCGTTTCTGATCAATCCGCAGACGATGAGTCAGCGTCTCGTCCGGGTAAAAAACAAACTGAAAGTGGCAAAAATTCCCTTTGAATTGCCACCTGAGCACGAATGGCGGGATCGACTGGATGATGTTCTCAGTGCCATCTATGCGGCCTACGGAACGGCCTTCGATGAAACGATGTCTGGTCAGTCTGGTACCCGAGCTCTCGCCAGAGAAGCCATCTGGCTGGCACAAGTGGTTCAAAAAATATTACCTCAATCTGCCGAAGCGGCAGGGCTGTATGCACTCCTGCTCTTCTGTGAGGCGCGGCGTGACGCCAGGCGTGGAAGCGAAGACCAGTATGTTCCGCTGCTCGAACAATCGCCGGAACTCTGGGACGGGGCAATGCTCGATGAAGCCGAAGCCACTCTAAGTGCCGCTTTTCAACAACAAGCCCCGGGTCGATTTCAATGGGAAGCGGCGATTCAATCGGCCCATTGTGCCCGGCGGCACTTTACTTCGGGGCAGGCGGTTGTGGACTGGCCAGCGATTGCCGTGCTCTATGAGGGATTGCTGAGCTTTGCACCCTCTCTGGGTGCGAGAGTGGCTCAAGTCGGGGCTTTACTGCAAGCGAACCAGATGGAACAGGCGAAGGAACGATTCGCTCTGATTCCGCGCGAGGCATGCAGAACTTATCAGCCCTGGTGGGTGGTTTCAGCGGAACTCGCTCGACGGCAAGGCCAAAACAGTCAGGCCCACAGTGATCTCATGATCGCCATGGGCCTGACGGAAGATGCCGCAGTGAAAGATTTTCTGGCCAGGAAGGCCGCCAATCTCTAA